In Salvia miltiorrhiza cultivar Shanhuang (shh) chromosome 4, IMPLAD_Smil_shh, whole genome shotgun sequence, the DNA window GCAGCAAGTGGGACAGGTTATGAATAAATTaagaccaaaaaagaaaagaaaaatagagctACATACTGGAGTATAGGTCTTAGCACGTTCTGAATCCTTGGGTTGAGGAAGTCTATAATAAGCAGCCTCAAGCATCTGCAAATTGTACAACTGATCGTGCATTCCCCCAGAATTTGGAGTTGATGCACTAATGTTATCCCCAATAGCACCAAGGTCAGACACACTTCTTCGACCAATAACACCGAGACTTCCAGAAGATGAAGCTGATTGTAAAGGCTGCCCTGGAGATAGATCTATCTCTCGCATCACTTGAGAAGGCTCAGGAAGAGAACCAGAAGCAACTGCGGCCTGCTTGTAAACAATTGCAAAACTTATTTTATGATATATGTGATGTTTCTATTACAACTCTATACTAACTGCAAAAATCTGATATTTTCAACTATTCAGGGTTAAAAACGCACAAGCACCATCACTTATACTCTAAACCATTTATCAAACAAGCCAAACATAAATTTTTACCACATTCCGTATAAATAAGAAAAGATCGCaaacaaattttcaaaataacaaaaaacaaAATCCACATACTGCAGCATCTAAAGCGTAAGGAGATTTCAATTCATCCTCTGCAACAAGATTTTTTCCTAGCCCAGAGTTGACAGCAGAATCTGAAGAAGAATCTTCTGCGAGAGACTGTTGCTGCTGCATTTCCTCAACTTTGTTAAGGACAGTTTctgtaaaaatatgaaaagatttCACCATTAGAATTAGGCTACCAGAATCAGATATATGCCTTCTGGAAACTTTTAGGGTAAAATTTTGCTCATGGTTCTATAATATTATGAaatcaaaatatgaaatgtaCAAACCCTATATCCCTTTCATCATTAATAACCATAAAGAGGTGCCATGCAGGTCCAGATCATGTCTCACCATCCAAAAAGGTGCTCTATAGCTGCAGCTTATTTCTTTACAGTTAAAACATTCTCTAAGAATTGTTCTTGCATGATATGGATGATACAGTCACAAACATAGTGACACATGGATTGGGTGTAAACTAAACGAGTATAATCTTATATGAGGTAACCCTGTTTTATAGGCAATTTCAGACAATCGGTTGACACATTACCACACAATTTAATCACAAATGGAACCACAAAGGAACAGAAATGGGAATATTTCTTCCTGAACGAATGAGAACAAATAAAACATGGGATTTTGATGGAATAATAAGATGTTtatctattatgattatttttttcaatcaaaaaatGACAGTTCACTTTGAGAAAAAAGACGCTGAGTCTGCTACCTTTTGCTATCATAACAGGTCTTTTTTATAGGGGATATCATAACAGACTTTTGATCTACTGAAAAAGAGTTAAGAATTTAGCAACTTATGTTTAATTCCATAAGTTCCATCTCTCTGGACTGGACAAAATGGCTCAAGTTCTTAAACAGGAACATGACAATGAAACCCagcttaaaatattttattctccACTATATAAGTCCCTATACAGTGTCAGAGACAGATTGTAGAACACGAGTTTGAGTAAGAGTACCTGCATCCTTAGGCGTTGAAGATATGATTGTCTGCGGATTAGTTGGTTGGTGGACTGCACTTGACTGTGGCTGCAGCGAAGCAGATGTTGTTGCACTGTTAATACCTGAAGCTTGGACTCCAACCCCCAACCCAAGTTGAGGTGAGATGGATGAGCTTTGAGCATTGAACTGAGAGAAGAATGGAAAGGGGAAACAGGTTTCAATTAACCGAATAAGTGCAATGTAACAGAATTTTTCAGTGATACAGTCGGTGTAAATAAAAGTTATCATCCATAATAGGATGTTTGAATCAATATTACAGTTGCTCTAGCATACAGGTTACTATGGCAGAGTTCATGGATATGCACAGGAGGTTTACTTATGAAGGCATAACAAATTAACAATCATTAAGATCAAATACACATAAGACATGAAGGAACATGCCTTTCTACAAATTTGGTGAGTTTTGGCCATTACCAATCATATGCAACATTTAATAAACTAATTACAGCTGAAACAAATCAACTCCTGTAAAGATAGAAAACATGATAATCTTCATTAGGTGTAATGGTTTATGCAAGCTATTAGTTTCTCCATTCTTCAATGATCTACATGCAAATAACTAAGCTAAATTATCAAGAATagcatactccctccgtccgccaaaagtggaccactttggctaggcacgggatttaataaaattggtagtgattttgatgtagtggagaaagggtcccaccactttatgagatatgtggttgagattgaatttggggtgatttttttgtaaataaagagtgtttgtaaggataaaagattaaagtgaatggtgggaccatttctataaaaggaaagtggtacactctttgcggacgcccaatatagtaaaagtggtccacttttggcggacggggGGAGTATCATTTATTGATGGCAAATTCATGAGGCGCACACTCTTAAAAAGTGTCTCTTCTCTTCATTTTTACACATAAGATAGAGATGGGAGTTAGTGATAAAAGTTATGTAAATATCCAAAGATGATTGCATAACAGAAGTTCTGCTTAAAATGATAACTCTCcctaaagagagagaaagagttggTGCAAAAAATCATGACATGACATTGTTCTTATATATAAGAGACCATTGTTACACTCGAACAATCAAGACTTCCAACAAAGATTCACAGGCAGACATGCATATGCACAAGCCAAAACTGCTTTAGCGAGAAAGTAGAAGACAAAAATATTTGGCGAAAAACAAAGTCGAAAGCACCTGTTGTAAGAGAAGGTTTTGCTGTTGTGCAGAGTACTGCTTTCCTCCAGTAAGAGGCGTCATACCCAGAAGATTAGTCTGGCCTTGCAGCTGTACCTGCTGAAACCGTTGTAGAAACTTCTCCCTTTGATCAGGCGCAATCTCAGTTCTTCCACGAAACTGGCCCTAAACACAATAAAACTACTTACTATAAAGATGTAATGGGTAGAGAAAACTATATGAAACTTGCTCTGAGTGTGAGTTTGAAGTCATGAACATGGCTCAAGAACTACTAGACAATATGAACCATGCACACGAATCATAGtcaaatactttattttatacCACATAAAAGAGAAAGAATAAGACACAAAGCATTGAAGTTACTTCGACCTTTCAATGACTGAAAAGGTCAAACATCATGTGAAATTAAACAGCAATTTTTCATTAATACATGCATTTCCATGCCAGCCTCACTTTTCCTATTTTTAATCATTATTCATCAAGTTCAATTGTTAGTTAGTTCAGTCTTGACTCAACCTATAGTTTTGCTATTTTGTAGTAATCACCAGTCATATAACCAACATTTATGAGTCCAAATTCCTGAAAATGGTGGATCTTATATCACATAATGTGATGTTGACAAAATTGTAGCTATAACAAAATATAGGAGCTCAAACACTAAAACATATATGAACTGAAATCAGTATCTTCTTGCTTTTGTGGACACACGTTAGCCATCCCTTAATAATTTGTAGGTACCTATAAACAAAGAAGGCAATTTCGACAGGGAGAGAAACGATAGAagattatcattttatttaatagtttaatgCGTATGCAAGAGATTAAAAGAGTGTCACTCAGCACCAGGTACATGGAAACAGAACTATGCAACATACCGGTTCATTCTGGTTTTGGAAGGAATTTCCAGGTCGCCATTGCATACCGGGAACAACAGGAGAATTGAAGACTCTGGTGCCCACAACTGTAGAATCATTAACACTTCCAGTATCAGATGATCCAAGCACATCACTCGACTTCGAAGCTTGTGGCATGACTGCTCGATTACTTAGAGGAGATGCAAGACCCTGCACCATGCCACTACTCCCAGGTCGATCATCAGATCCCAAGATATTTCTTTTCCCCATATCAGATGACAAGGGAATTGTACCAAGGGCTCCATTGCCGGAAATCGTGTTGCCAGAACTAGGAAGGATGTTAGGAGCTGGTTGACTAGGCAACCCACCTCTGCCAATAGCCCTTAATCCAGTTTCAGCAAGTGCTGGTGATGATTTACGACCAGGGAAATTCGTAATATCCTCTTCTTTTGTAGCACTTGGCACAGCCACAGGAGATGACGCACCAACAACACCTAACCATCCCAAAGCACGAATAGGAACTCAGGCAAGGAATTATAAATCATCTCATTGACCATTCAAAGTTCAGTTAACTAACTTGTGATGCCAGGAGTTGCAAGACCTGCTGGTGGTGTTTGTGGCACAGGAGAACTGAGGCCACTACCTTTAGGAGGTGGGGTTCTTGCAACTGCATCATCCTGAAAAGCTGTTTCATCAACCTGGTCGAGGGTGGAAGCAACATGTTGGATGGTAGCTGTGGTTGTTACCTAGAAAGGGCATCATCAGATACCACAACAGCAATTCAATTACATGCATAAAACAcatagaaacaacataaattaCTTCACAGAGTCAGAAGTAAgattaagaaataaaaagatgcaAGCATACAAAAAGTTAAAACTTATTCAGGAGTCTCAAAATATTATCAAAACCCTGATGGCCAATTTTTAAGCTTAACGCATAATACACTTTCTGCAATAGCAAATAACTCCCGCTCCTCACTGTGGCTAACAAGTAAAGTTAAAAGAGAATAGATGAAGAAGTATCAACTATTTAGAAAATGGATTATCCTTCATAAAGTGAATGATATATTCAAATAATCAATCTATTCTAGGTTAACATCAAGAGAATATTTAAATCCAAAGTTCACTTGGTATGATCATCAGATGCTAAATCAATCAAGTTGCAATCAAAATTTGCAGTtattttatcttcttctttttttgtgttGGGTTTCCTTTTTTACTCaagtaatatattaattttgagATCGTGGATGATACTAGATATCTACGTCCTCCAGTCTGAACAAGAAGAATAATGACTCTTTTATTCTTTGCATAACTAGCGATGAGAAAATATAGCAGAAAAGATgcaaatatttaaatatctcACATAAAGGTACAGCTTCAAGTgagatgagaaaaaaaattaatatggaGTCTGAAAGATTTGCTCTAGCACCTCATTAGAAAACTTTTAACACGCATAAATAAGTTTCCTTGAACATCTTTTCAAAGAGTTCCGCAATTTATCCAGTGAATGAGCAAAACTTCTGCTGCTTACCGATTAAGCAGCGATAtagaaaatacaaaataatatAGAAATTATAACTTCTTTCCTAGTTTACAGAAGTGGAAAGGACATGAGTAGTGTAAGATGCAGGATTTGGATATGAACATACTGAAGTTTGAACAGGTGTTGCAGCCAGAGAAGTTTTCATAGTTATAACTGCACTGGAAGCAGTGACTCCCTGCCAATAACAAATAAAAGATGATATGGATTTCTGCTCCAATCTATCAATTTCATCTCAGAAGGAAAGGATAAACATCCCCTTCTAGTTACCGGTCAAGAACCTCAGTTGAGATTAGGCACTTCTTCAAAATCAAATTTAGCTTTCTCAAAGTTAAGTCATCAACTTCATGGGAACAGAAAGCATTTACCTTAACAAGACTAGGAGGACCCGTAACTAGATCTTCAAGAGACTCCACCTTGTCTAGAGGTAAGGAACTGTAAAGCTCATCAACATCACTAAACTCATCAAAGTCTTCCTGCCAGTTAAACAGCAAAAGGAAATATAAGCCAAGCTCCCTTAATATGTATACATTTTATCACCAACCATGTAGGAAACATGAGACCAAATACAAGCAATTAGAAGATTGGGAAACCAAAAATCATGTGATAAACTAAATAAGTAGCTTTCATGGATGGCATAACAAGAAATAGCTTAAACGTGAAACACAATATACTCATTTGATGAGGAGGACCTGATTTCTTTCAACATAGTCATCCAAGAAATCCTTCACATCATTGACTTGCTCCGGACTCAATTCATCGTTATCCAAGAGCCTTAGAATTAACTCCAGCTTCATAATATGAGCCTTATGCCGAGTGATGGATGCTTCCAGATGCgtctacaaaaaataaaaataaaaataaaaataaaaataaaaataaataaaaaagcatTATGCAAGCACAAGTTCATTGCACAGAATTGAGATGTATTTCCTTTCCTTACCAATCTGGGTGGTCTTGTCTTCCCTTTCTTAACCGAAAGTCCTTCTATTTCAGCTTCAAAGCTATCAATTTGATTTTCCAGCTCACTAACCTACTCAACAGGATGTCATCTTTAAAATCATATATAGCTCAAAGGTCATAGCATAATGATGCCGATACTCATGACAACTCCTGCATTTCTTTTTCGGAATACCATTACATGATGCTAAATAAAATGGCAATACAGGAGTAATGAAATATCCTCATATTAGCAATCTGACTATAGCTAACTCCagagatatataattaataattccaCAATACAACTTCAACTCATTAGAGATTTTGCGACACTTCATATCCGGACCTTGAAAATGGGAACAAAAAGTTAAAATGCCTTCATAGACGAGATAAGATATTAAATGCCAGATCACAAGACTATTAGCGAATATCAAGTGTGAGTAATGGTTAAAGTGAAAGCAATGGTAAAGAGAATGCAATCTTGAATGGCTTTGATGTGTAAGAAACTGTATTGAACCAAAAATGTACGTCGTTGTATCTGTAAAGAAGGGATGACACATCTAATgatgtatgaaaaaaaaaatctaagacgCATTCAAGTTTTCCAAAAGAAATGCAAGTGATCATTTTACATGCTCGAGCAAAAAGAAAATGCATGGTGTTCCAAGCACATACCACGTTATTCAACCAATCTCTCGTCTCTGATTTAGCTTTTTCCTTCGGATCCTACAATAATTATCAACATGCAGGCATCCCCAAAGATGTCAGAGTACACCAAATGAAAGGCCACAACAACTACAATCTTTACATTTTAATAGCAACTTAGACACCCATGTACTTAAATTTCCACAAGCTCCATTATATAATACAGTGAAATATTTTTTCCTTTGTAACTGCTCTTCACTTCAGAACAAAATTACAATTCATATGACAGGTATCTAACTGCATTTGCAAACAAATCAGATTTCTCAATGATCTTGTGCACCTCCAAATGTTAGTTCGGATAAAGACAGAGCAAAACAGCAGTGCAATGCCTACCGTCTTAGGTTGTTGGCCAAGACCTTCTTTTGAGAATGCTTTTGTCTTTGTTTCTTTTTCACATATCTTAAATCGCTCCATTTCACGCTCAATTTGTTTTCGAGCATCCATCAGAGCCTGCTCATAAGAGGCACTAACCTATGTCAACAAGTATCAGAAAAAAATCCCTTGTCAACATCGGACAAAAAGCAGAGAAAACATTATTTCAgctaataaaaaaaaaccaGGAATAAAATATGGCTGCATATACGACAGGAGTACAATGAACATACGCGTTCACAAAGTAGTGCACAGAGGATAGAAACAAAAGTGAATAAGAATGTAAAGCCATAACAGGTGAGTAGAACAAATGTATGGGAAACATGTAATGTCAACAAAACATAACATTAGTACTGTTAAAATCAGAAACAGTTctgtaaattaata includes these proteins:
- the LOC131021508 gene encoding uncharacterized protein LOC131021508 isoform X2; its protein translation is MGASRKLQGEIDRVLKKVQEGVDVFDSIWNKVYDTDNANQKEKFEADLKKEIKKLQRYRDQIKTWIQSSEIKDKKALMDARKQIEREMERFKICEKETKTKAFSKEGLGQQPKTDPKEKAKSETRDWLNNVVSELENQIDSFEAEIEGLSVKKGKTRPPRLTHLEASITRHKAHIMKLELILRLLDNDELSPEQVNDVKDFLDDYVERNQEDFDEFSDVDELYSSLPLDKVESLEDLVTGPPSLVKGVTASSAVITMKTSLAATPVQTSVTTTATIQHVASTLDQVDETAFQDDAVARTPPPKGSGLSSPVPQTPPAGLATPGITSVVGASSPVAVPSATKEEDITNFPGRKSSPALAETGLRAIGRGGLPSQPAPNILPSSGNTISGNGALGTIPLSSDMGKRNILGSDDRPGSSGMVQGLASPLSNRAVMPQASKSSDVLGSSDTGSVNDSTVVGTRVFNSPVVPGMQWRPGNSFQNQNEPGQFRGRTEIAPDQREKFLQRFQQVQLQGQTNLLGMTPLTGGKQYSAQQQNLLLQQFNAQSSSISPQLGLGVGVQASGINSATTSASLQPQSSAVHQPTNPQTIISSTPKDAETVLNKVEEMQQQQSLAEDSSSDSAVNSGLGKNLVAEDELKSPYALDAAAAVASGSLPEPSQVMREIDLSPGQPLQSASSSGSLGVIGRRSVSDLGAIGDNISASTPNSGGMHDQLYNLQMLEAAYYRLPQPKDSERAKTYTPRHPAATPPSYPQVQAPIVNNPAFWERLGADTYGTDTLFFSFYYQQNTYQQYLAARELKKQSWRYHRKYNTWFQRHEEPKVATDDFEQGTYVYFDFHIASDEQHGWYGLLLLLFYSFVTLSAHSIVYSFVIVIVIVILFFCYLSLIFH
- the LOC131021508 gene encoding general negative regulator of transcription subunit 3 isoform X5 translates to MGASRKLQGEIDRVLKKVQEGVDVFDSIWNKVYDTDNANQKEKFEADLKKEIKKLQRYRDQIKTWIQSSEIKDKKALMDARKQIEREMERFKICEKETKTKAFSKEGLGQQPKTDPKEKAKSETRDWLNNVVSELENQIDSFEAEIEGLSVKKGKTRPPRLTHLEASITRHKAHIMKLELILRLLDNDELSPEQVNDVKDFLDDYVERNQEDFDEFSDVDELYSSLPLDKVESLEDLVTGPPSLVKGVTASSAVITMKTSLAATPVQTSVTTTATIQHVASTLDQVDETAFQDDAVARTPPPKGSGLSSPVPQTPPAGLATPGITSVVGASSPVAVPSATKEEDITNFPGRKSSPALAETGLRAIGRGGLPSQPAPNILPSSGNTISGNGALGTIPLSSDMGKRNILGSDDRPGSSGMVQGLASPLSNRAVMPQASKSSDVLGSSDTGSVNDSTVVGTRVFNSPVVPGMQWRPGNSFQNQNEPGQFRGRTEIAPDQREKFLQRFQQVQLQGQTNLLGMTPLTGGKQYSAQQQNLLLQQFNAQSSSISPQLGLGVGVQASGINSATTSASLQPQSSAVHQPTNPQTIISSTPKDAETVLNKVEEMQQQQSLAEDSSSDSAVNSGLGKNLVAEDELKSPYALDAAAAVASGSLPEPSQVMREIDLSPGQPLQSASSSGSLGVIGRRSVSDLGAIGDNISASTPNSGGMHDQLYNLQMLEAAYYRLPQPKDSERAKTYTPRHPAATPPSYPQVQAPIVNNPAFWERLGADTYGTDTLFFSFYYQQNTYQQYLAARELKKQSWRYHRKYNTWFQRHEEPKVATDDFEQGTYVYFDFHIASDEQHGWCQRIKTEFTFEYSYLEDDLII
- the LOC131021508 gene encoding general negative regulator of transcription subunit 3 isoform X6 codes for the protein MGASRKLQGEIDRVLKKVQEGVDVFDSIWNKVYDTDNANQKEKFEADLKKEIKKLQRYRDQIKTWIQSSEIKDKKALMDARKQIEREMERFKICEKETKTKAFSKEGLGQQPKTDPKEKAKSETRDWLNNVVSELENQIDSFEAEIEGLSVKKGKTRPPRLTHLEASITRHKAHIMKLELILRLLDNDELSPEQVNDVKDFLDDYVERNQEDFDEFSDVDELYSSLPLDKVESLEDLVTGPPSLVKVTTTATIQHVASTLDQVDETAFQDDAVARTPPPKGSGLSSPVPQTPPAGLATPGITSVVGASSPVAVPSATKEEDITNFPGRKSSPALAETGLRAIGRGGLPSQPAPNILPSSGNTISGNGALGTIPLSSDMGKRNILGSDDRPGSSGMVQGLASPLSNRAVMPQASKSSDVLGSSDTGSVNDSTVVGTRVFNSPVVPGMQWRPGNSFQNQNEPGQFRGRTEIAPDQREKFLQRFQQVQLQGQTNLLGMTPLTGGKQYSAQQQNLLLQQFNAQSSSISPQLGLGVGVQASGINSATTSASLQPQSSAVHQPTNPQTIISSTPKDAETVLNKVEEMQQQQSLAEDSSSDSAVNSGLGKNLVAEDELKSPYALDAAAAVASGSLPEPSQVMREIDLSPGQPLQSASSSGSLGVIGRRSVSDLGAIGDNISASTPNSGGMHDQLYNLQMLEAAYYRLPQPKDSERAKTYTPRHPAATPPSYPQVQAPIVNNPAFWERLGADTYGTDTLFFSFYYQQNTYQQYLAARELKKQSWRYHRKYNTWFQRHEEPKVATDDFEQGTYVYFDFHIASDEQHGWYGLLLLLFYSFVTLSAHSIVYSFVIVIVIVILFFCYLSLIFH
- the LOC131021508 gene encoding general negative regulator of transcription subunit 3 isoform X3 — translated: MGASRKLQGEIDRVLKKVQEGVDVFDSIWNKVYDTDNANQKEKFEADLKKEIKKLQRYRDQIKTWIQSSEIKDKKVSASYEQALMDARKQIEREMERFKICEKETKTKAFSKEGLGQQPKTDPKEKAKSETRDWLNNVVSELENQIDSFEAEIEGLSVKKGKTRPPRLTHLEASITRHKAHIMKLELILRLLDNDELSPEQVNDVKDFLDDYVERNQEDFDEFSDVDELYSSLPLDKVESLEDLVTGPPSLVKGVTASSAVITMKTSLAATPVQTSVTTTATIQHVASTLDQVDETAFQDDAVARTPPPKGSGLSSPVPQTPPAGLATPGITSVVGASSPVAVPSATKEEDITNFPGRKSSPALAETGLRAIGRGGLPSQPAPNILPSSGNTISGNGALGTIPLSSDMGKRNILGSDDRPGSSGMVQGLASPLSNRAVMPQASKSSDVLGSSDTGSVNDSTVVGTRVFNSPVVPGMQWRPGNSFQNQNEPGQFRGRTEIAPDQREKFLQRFQQVQLQGQTNLLGMTPLTGGKQYSAQQQNLLLQQFNAQSSSISPQLGLGVGVQASGINSATTSASLQPQSSAVHQPTNPQTIISSTPKDAETVLNKVEEMQQQQSLAEDSSSDSAVNSGLGKNLVAEDELKSPYALDAAAAVASGSLPEPSQVMREIDLSPGQPLQSASSSGSLGVIGRRSVSDLGAIGDNISASTPNSGGMHDQLYNLQMLEAAYYRLPQPKDSERAKTYTPRHPAATPPSYPQVQAPIVNNPAFWERLGADTYGTDTLFFSFYYQQNTYQQYLAARELKKQSWRYHRKYNTWFQRHEEPKVATDDFEQGTYVYFDFHIASDEQHGWCQRIKTEFTFEYSYLEDDLII
- the LOC131021508 gene encoding general negative regulator of transcription subunit 3 isoform X7; amino-acid sequence: MGASRKLQGEIDRVLKKVQEGVDVFDSIWNKVYDTDNANQKEKFEADLKKEIKKLQRYRDQIKTWIQSSEIKDKKVSASYEQALMDARKQIEREMERFKICEKETKTKAFSKEGLGQQPKTDPKEKAKSETRDWLNNVVSELENQIDSFEAEIEGLSVKKGKTRPPRLTHLEASITRHKAHIMKLELILRLLDNDELSPEQVNDVKDFLDDYVERNQEDFDEFSDVDELYSSLPLDKVESLEDLVTGPPSLVKVTTTATIQHVASTLDQVDETAFQDDAVARTPPPKGSGLSSPVPQTPPAGLATPGITSVVGASSPVAVPSATKEEDITNFPGRKSSPALAETGLRAIGRGGLPSQPAPNILPSSGNTISGNGALGTIPLSSDMGKRNILGSDDRPGSSGMVQGLASPLSNRAVMPQASKSSDVLGSSDTGSVNDSTVVGTRVFNSPVVPGMQWRPGNSFQNQNEPGQFRGRTEIAPDQREKFLQRFQQVQLQGQTNLLGMTPLTGGKQYSAQQQNLLLQQFNAQSSSISPQLGLGVGVQASGINSATTSASLQPQSSAVHQPTNPQTIISSTPKDAETVLNKVEEMQQQQSLAEDSSSDSAVNSGLGKNLVAEDELKSPYALDAAAAVASGSLPEPSQVMREIDLSPGQPLQSASSSGSLGVIGRRSVSDLGAIGDNISASTPNSGGMHDQLYNLQMLEAAYYRLPQPKDSERAKTYTPRHPAATPPSYPQVQAPIVNNPAFWERLGADTYGTDTLFFSFYYQQNTYQQYLAARELKKQSWRYHRKYNTWFQRHEEPKVATDDFEQGTYVYFDFHIASDEQHGWCQRIKTEFTFEYSYLEDDLII
- the LOC131021508 gene encoding general negative regulator of transcription subunit 3 isoform X8, which codes for MGASRKLQGEIDRVLKKVQEGVDVFDSIWNKVYDTDNANQKEKFEADLKKEIKKLQRYRDQIKTWIQSSEIKDKKALMDARKQIEREMERFKICEKETKTKAFSKEGLGQQPKTDPKEKAKSETRDWLNNVVSELENQIDSFEAEIEGLSVKKGKTRPPRLTHLEASITRHKAHIMKLELILRLLDNDELSPEQVNDVKDFLDDYVERNQEDFDEFSDVDELYSSLPLDKVESLEDLVTGPPSLVKVTTTATIQHVASTLDQVDETAFQDDAVARTPPPKGSGLSSPVPQTPPAGLATPGITSVVGASSPVAVPSATKEEDITNFPGRKSSPALAETGLRAIGRGGLPSQPAPNILPSSGNTISGNGALGTIPLSSDMGKRNILGSDDRPGSSGMVQGLASPLSNRAVMPQASKSSDVLGSSDTGSVNDSTVVGTRVFNSPVVPGMQWRPGNSFQNQNEPGQFRGRTEIAPDQREKFLQRFQQVQLQGQTNLLGMTPLTGGKQYSAQQQNLLLQQFNAQSSSISPQLGLGVGVQASGINSATTSASLQPQSSAVHQPTNPQTIISSTPKDAETVLNKVEEMQQQQSLAEDSSSDSAVNSGLGKNLVAEDELKSPYALDAAAAVASGSLPEPSQVMREIDLSPGQPLQSASSSGSLGVIGRRSVSDLGAIGDNISASTPNSGGMHDQLYNLQMLEAAYYRLPQPKDSERAKTYTPRHPAATPPSYPQVQAPIVNNPAFWERLGADTYGTDTLFFSFYYQQNTYQQYLAARELKKQSWRYHRKYNTWFQRHEEPKVATDDFEQGTYVYFDFHIASDEQHGWCQRIKTEFTFEYSYLEDDLII
- the LOC131021508 gene encoding uncharacterized protein LOC131021508 isoform X1 produces the protein MGASRKLQGEIDRVLKKVQEGVDVFDSIWNKVYDTDNANQKEKFEADLKKEIKKLQRYRDQIKTWIQSSEIKDKKVSASYEQALMDARKQIEREMERFKICEKETKTKAFSKEGLGQQPKTDPKEKAKSETRDWLNNVVSELENQIDSFEAEIEGLSVKKGKTRPPRLTHLEASITRHKAHIMKLELILRLLDNDELSPEQVNDVKDFLDDYVERNQEDFDEFSDVDELYSSLPLDKVESLEDLVTGPPSLVKGVTASSAVITMKTSLAATPVQTSVTTTATIQHVASTLDQVDETAFQDDAVARTPPPKGSGLSSPVPQTPPAGLATPGITSVVGASSPVAVPSATKEEDITNFPGRKSSPALAETGLRAIGRGGLPSQPAPNILPSSGNTISGNGALGTIPLSSDMGKRNILGSDDRPGSSGMVQGLASPLSNRAVMPQASKSSDVLGSSDTGSVNDSTVVGTRVFNSPVVPGMQWRPGNSFQNQNEPGQFRGRTEIAPDQREKFLQRFQQVQLQGQTNLLGMTPLTGGKQYSAQQQNLLLQQFNAQSSSISPQLGLGVGVQASGINSATTSASLQPQSSAVHQPTNPQTIISSTPKDAETVLNKVEEMQQQQSLAEDSSSDSAVNSGLGKNLVAEDELKSPYALDAAAAVASGSLPEPSQVMREIDLSPGQPLQSASSSGSLGVIGRRSVSDLGAIGDNISASTPNSGGMHDQLYNLQMLEAAYYRLPQPKDSERAKTYTPRHPAATPPSYPQVQAPIVNNPAFWERLGADTYGTDTLFFSFYYQQNTYQQYLAARELKKQSWRYHRKYNTWFQRHEEPKVATDDFEQGTYVYFDFHIASDEQHGWYGLLLLLFYSFVTLSAHSIVYSFVIVIVIVILFFCYLSLIFH
- the LOC131021508 gene encoding general negative regulator of transcription subunit 3 isoform X4, with the protein product MGASRKLQGEIDRVLKKVQEGVDVFDSIWNKVYDTDNANQKEKFEADLKKEIKKLQRYRDQIKTWIQSSEIKDKKVSASYEQALMDARKQIEREMERFKICEKETKTKAFSKEGLGQQPKTDPKEKAKSETRDWLNNVVSELENQIDSFEAEIEGLSVKKGKTRPPRLTHLEASITRHKAHIMKLELILRLLDNDELSPEQVNDVKDFLDDYVERNQEDFDEFSDVDELYSSLPLDKVESLEDLVTGPPSLVKVTTTATIQHVASTLDQVDETAFQDDAVARTPPPKGSGLSSPVPQTPPAGLATPGITSVVGASSPVAVPSATKEEDITNFPGRKSSPALAETGLRAIGRGGLPSQPAPNILPSSGNTISGNGALGTIPLSSDMGKRNILGSDDRPGSSGMVQGLASPLSNRAVMPQASKSSDVLGSSDTGSVNDSTVVGTRVFNSPVVPGMQWRPGNSFQNQNEPGQFRGRTEIAPDQREKFLQRFQQVQLQGQTNLLGMTPLTGGKQYSAQQQNLLLQQFNAQSSSISPQLGLGVGVQASGINSATTSASLQPQSSAVHQPTNPQTIISSTPKDAETVLNKVEEMQQQQSLAEDSSSDSAVNSGLGKNLVAEDELKSPYALDAAAAVASGSLPEPSQVMREIDLSPGQPLQSASSSGSLGVIGRRSVSDLGAIGDNISASTPNSGGMHDQLYNLQMLEAAYYRLPQPKDSERAKTYTPRHPAATPPSYPQVQAPIVNNPAFWERLGADTYGTDTLFFSFYYQQNTYQQYLAARELKKQSWRYHRKYNTWFQRHEEPKVATDDFEQGTYVYFDFHIASDEQHGWYGLLLLLFYSFVTLSAHSIVYSFVIVIVIVILFFCYLSLIFH